A genomic region of Nostoc sp. UHCC 0702 contains the following coding sequences:
- a CDS encoding 4a-hydroxytetrahydrobiopterin dehydratase, translated as MAQLQTVCKFKEFANSLSGWTVEESKLQTTRTFQDFIAAIEFVNQLVEPAEAAGHHPDIEISYNKVKILLTTHDAGGLTQKDFDVAAVISQIN; from the coding sequence ATGGCACAACTACAGACTGTTTGCAAATTCAAGGAATTTGCAAACAGTCTGTCAGGTTGGACAGTAGAAGAATCTAAGTTGCAGACCACCCGTACATTTCAAGACTTTATAGCAGCAATTGAATTTGTTAATCAGCTAGTGGAACCTGCCGAAGCAGCAGGACATCATCCAGATATAGAAATTTCTTATAATAAAGTAAAAATTTTACTTACTACTCATGACGCAGGTGGATTGACACAAAAAGACTTTGATGTAGCAGCGGTAATTTCGCAAATCAATTAA
- a CDS encoding energy-coupling factor ABC transporter ATP-binding protein — MAEVGIEVNDLYFSWPSGETAIKSCSLQVPRGEFWMLLGTNGSGKSTLLRLLAGLLAPQSGEIRVLHPVGFVFQNPDHQLVMPTVGADVAFGLVEEKLPLAAVRARVDEALGAVNLRALQLRPIYALSGGQKQRVAIAGAIARRCEVLLLDEPTALLDPDSQLDLVASVRRLVKSRGITALWVTHRLDELNYCDGAFLLEKGSLVDQGEPQRLKQRLTEVHNQAS, encoded by the coding sequence ATGGCGGAAGTGGGCATTGAAGTTAACGATTTATACTTCAGTTGGCCTAGTGGTGAGACAGCAATCAAATCTTGCTCTCTACAAGTACCTAGGGGTGAATTTTGGATGCTTTTGGGTACTAATGGCAGTGGCAAATCAACATTACTCCGACTACTGGCAGGACTATTAGCTCCCCAGTCTGGTGAAATTCGGGTTTTGCATCCTGTTGGCTTTGTCTTCCAAAATCCCGATCATCAATTAGTCATGCCAACTGTTGGTGCTGATGTGGCTTTTGGATTGGTGGAAGAAAAATTGCCACTTGCTGCTGTGAGGGCAAGAGTTGATGAGGCGCTAGGGGCCGTAAATTTGCGTGCTTTACAATTACGCCCGATTTACGCCTTGAGTGGGGGACAAAAACAACGAGTAGCGATCGCTGGTGCGATCGCCCGTCGCTGTGAAGTCTTATTATTAGATGAACCCACAGCCTTACTCGATCCAGATAGCCAACTGGACTTAGTGGCTAGTGTCCGCCGCCTAGTAAAGAGTAGAGGTATTACAGCTTTGTGGGTAACTCATCGTCTAGACGAATTGAACTACTGTGATGGCGCTTTCTTATTAGAAAAAGGCTCTTTAGTAGATCAAGGCGAACCTCAGCGCCTCAAACAACGTCTGACGGAAGTACATAACCAAGCTTCTTAG
- a CDS encoding iron uptake porin: MSNLLWKTLVVSPAVLGATLLVSATAMAAPNATKEVVATETTATTEVAQTPEILAQAAPTSNDAAVLDQVNRYSKEGAQNNSVSQVTSVSQFSDVQPTDWAFQALQSLVERYGCIAGYPSGVYRGNRALTRYEFAAGLNACLDRVNELIATATADLVTKQDLATLQRLQEEFSAELATLRGRVDSLEARTAELEANQFSTTTKLVGEAVFAVTDAFGDNTGEANNTVFQDRVRLGLQTSFTGRDVLTTRLTASNTTPFDIQDAAGNSINTTSSGEGLQTFQVNGRSTTNNVQIDRLTYEAPIGPAQVYLAAVGGQHSQYAAVNNPYFFDRTDGGNGALSTFSSENPIYRIGGGAGLALNIPFGQGGGILKPSSITVGYLASEANNPADGSGLFDGNYSALGQLNFSVGDSIALAATYVHGYNAVGSSLFDSGGFNGAIAGVNTALVGTEAANTVGTPTSSNSYGISAAFRPSDKLSISGFVSYHDVTPQGGGNDYEAWSYGAGVALPDFGKRGNVLGVFAGAVPYALNRPGFAGRNGGDIPYQIEGFYKYQVSDNVSITPGVIYLTSPGQNSGNDDAIIGTLRTTFTF; encoded by the coding sequence ATGTCTAATCTATTGTGGAAAACCCTAGTGGTTAGCCCAGCAGTCTTGGGAGCAACCTTACTAGTTTCAGCAACAGCAATGGCGGCTCCAAATGCCACCAAGGAAGTAGTAGCAACTGAAACAACAGCTACAACAGAAGTTGCTCAAACACCGGAAATTTTGGCTCAAGCAGCTCCAACAAGCAACGATGCAGCAGTTTTAGATCAAGTTAACCGCTACAGCAAGGAAGGGGCACAAAACAATTCTGTGTCTCAAGTCACATCGGTGTCGCAGTTTTCCGATGTACAACCAACAGATTGGGCATTCCAAGCATTGCAGTCTTTGGTTGAACGTTATGGTTGTATTGCTGGGTATCCGAGCGGCGTCTACCGTGGGAACCGTGCTTTAACTCGTTACGAATTTGCCGCTGGTTTAAACGCTTGTTTGGATCGGGTTAACGAATTGATTGCCACAGCAACAGCTGACTTGGTAACAAAGCAAGATTTAGCGACTCTACAACGGTTACAAGAAGAATTTTCCGCAGAACTGGCAACCCTACGCGGTCGTGTAGATTCTTTAGAAGCTCGTACTGCTGAATTGGAAGCAAATCAATTCTCAACTACCACCAAGCTAGTTGGTGAAGCTGTTTTTGCAGTAACTGATGCCTTTGGCGATAACACAGGTGAAGCCAACAATACCGTATTCCAAGACAGAGTTCGTCTAGGCTTGCAAACCAGCTTCACTGGTAGAGACGTGTTAACCACCCGTCTGACTGCTAGTAATACAACTCCCTTTGACATCCAAGACGCTGCTGGCAATAGTATTAATACAACTTCTAGTGGAGAAGGCTTACAAACATTTCAAGTTAATGGTCGCTCAACTACCAACAATGTTCAGATAGACAGATTGACCTATGAAGCCCCCATCGGCCCAGCCCAAGTCTACCTTGCTGCTGTTGGCGGACAACATAGTCAATATGCTGCTGTTAACAACCCTTACTTCTTTGACAGAACTGACGGCGGTAACGGCGCATTGTCTACATTTTCTTCGGAAAACCCCATCTACCGCATTGGTGGCGGTGCTGGTTTAGCGCTGAATATACCTTTTGGTCAAGGTGGCGGTATCCTCAAACCTAGCTCTATCACCGTAGGTTACTTGGCATCAGAAGCTAATAATCCGGCTGATGGTTCAGGCTTGTTCGATGGTAACTATTCTGCATTAGGACAGTTGAACTTTAGTGTTGGCGATAGCATAGCCTTAGCTGCAACCTATGTTCATGGATACAATGCTGTAGGTAGTTCCTTATTTGATTCAGGTGGTTTCAATGGTGCCATCGCTGGTGTTAACACTGCTCTAGTAGGTACTGAAGCAGCTAATACCGTGGGCACACCAACTTCAAGTAATTCTTACGGTATATCGGCTGCATTCAGACCCAGCGACAAATTGTCAATTAGTGGCTTCGTATCTTACCACGATGTCACCCCTCAAGGTGGTGGTAATGATTATGAAGCTTGGTCTTACGGTGCTGGTGTAGCTTTACCTGATTTTGGTAAAAGGGGTAACGTATTGGGTGTTTTCGCTGGTGCAGTGCCCTATGCTCTTAACCGTCCAGGCTTTGCCGGCAGGAATGGTGGAGATATACCCTACCAAATTGAAGGCTTCTACAAGTATCAGGTGTCCGATAACGTCTCTATTACTCCTGGCGTTATCTACTTGACTTCTCCCGGTCAAAACAGCGGCAACGATGATGCAATTATTGGTACGCTCAGAACAACCTTTACCTTCTAG
- the psbD gene encoding photosystem II D2 protein (photosystem q(a) protein): MTIAVGRAPSRGWFDVLDDWLKRDRFVFVGWSGILLFPCAFLALGGWLTGTTFVTSWYTHGLASSYLEGCNFLTVAVSSPADSMGHSLLLLWGPEAQGDFTRWCQLGGLWPFVALHGAFGLIGFMLRQFEIARLVGIRPYNALAFSAPIAVFVSVFLMYPLGQSSWFFAPSFGVAAIFRFLLFLQGFHNWTLNPFHMMGVAGVLGGALLCAIHGATVENTLFEDGEGSNTFRAFNPTQSEETYSMVTANRFWSQIFGIAFSNKRWLHFFMLFVPVTGLWMASVGIVGLALNLRAYDFVSQELRAAEDPEFETFYTKNILLNEGIRAWMAPQDQPHEQFVFPEEVLPRGNAL; this comes from the coding sequence ATGACCATCGCAGTTGGACGCGCCCCCAGTAGAGGGTGGTTTGACGTATTAGACGACTGGTTGAAGCGCGATCGCTTCGTATTCGTAGGTTGGTCAGGGATTTTACTATTCCCCTGCGCCTTCCTAGCACTAGGCGGTTGGCTGACCGGTACAACTTTTGTCACCTCTTGGTACACCCACGGGTTAGCGTCATCATATTTAGAAGGCTGTAACTTTTTAACAGTAGCAGTATCATCACCAGCAGACAGCATGGGACACTCATTGCTGTTGCTGTGGGGCCCAGAAGCTCAAGGCGACTTCACTCGCTGGTGTCAATTGGGTGGATTGTGGCCATTCGTAGCCCTACACGGAGCCTTTGGTTTAATCGGCTTCATGTTGCGGCAATTTGAAATTGCCCGTCTGGTAGGCATCCGTCCATACAACGCCTTGGCATTCTCTGCTCCCATTGCAGTATTCGTCAGCGTCTTCTTGATGTACCCCTTGGGACAATCGTCGTGGTTCTTTGCACCCAGCTTTGGAGTCGCAGCAATTTTCCGCTTCTTGCTATTCCTACAAGGGTTCCACAACTGGACACTCAACCCCTTCCACATGATGGGTGTAGCTGGAGTATTGGGTGGTGCGCTGTTGTGTGCGATTCACGGTGCAACCGTAGAAAACACATTGTTTGAAGACGGTGAAGGCTCCAACACCTTCCGCGCTTTCAATCCTACCCAGTCCGAAGAAACCTACTCAATGGTGACAGCAAACCGTTTCTGGTCACAGATTTTCGGTATTGCTTTCTCCAACAAGCGTTGGCTGCACTTCTTCATGCTGTTTGTGCCAGTTACAGGCTTGTGGATGGCGTCAGTAGGAATTGTCGGTTTGGCACTCAACCTACGGGCTTATGACTTCGTGTCCCAAGAATTGCGGGCAGCAGAAGACCCAGAATTTGAAACATTCTATACCAAGAACATTTTGCTGAACGAGGGTATCCGCGCTTGGATGGCTCCTCAAGATCAGCCTCACGAACAATTTGTATTCCCTGAAGAGGTACTACCACGTGGTAACGCTCTCTAA
- a CDS encoding NYN domain-containing protein yields the protein MPRSTMPAVLLVDGYNIIGAWPCLKKTRDHSGLEAARAELIEAMTNYTAFQGYETQIIFDAQYQNSSSNKEIITELLSVYFTDFGQTADTYIEKVCASLRPQVTQSRISRVIVATSDRAQQLMVLGYGAEWLSAQQLCGEVEATVCRMRQKYQTRKQSKSRFLASAIDAKARQRLAELRMGLQ from the coding sequence ATGCCCCGTTCCACAATGCCAGCCGTCTTATTAGTGGATGGCTACAACATAATTGGTGCTTGGCCTTGCCTGAAAAAAACCCGTGATCATTCTGGATTAGAGGCAGCGCGCGCAGAATTGATTGAAGCAATGACAAATTACACTGCGTTTCAAGGTTACGAAACTCAAATAATTTTTGATGCCCAATATCAGAATTCCTCCAGTAATAAAGAAATTATTACAGAGCTTTTATCAGTTTATTTTACTGATTTCGGGCAAACAGCAGACACCTATATAGAAAAAGTCTGTGCATCTTTACGCCCCCAGGTAACGCAGTCTCGGATTTCTCGCGTAATTGTTGCCACATCAGATCGAGCGCAACAGTTAATGGTACTGGGATATGGGGCTGAATGGTTATCAGCACAACAACTTTGTGGAGAAGTGGAAGCTACAGTTTGTCGGATGCGACAAAAGTATCAAACACGCAAACAATCCAAGAGTAGATTTCTCGCAAGCGCTATTGATGCCAAGGCGCGGCAGCGTTTGGCTGAATTGCGTATGGGATTACAGTAA